TTCGTGAATCTCGCGCTGATGGGCTTCGGATCGAGCGTGTGGGGAGCCGGCACGCTCAAGTCCGGGCTGATCTTCGCCGCGCTGATCGTGCCCGTGTTCCTGTGGCGTCACTACGTGACCGACAAGGGCCGCTTCCCGGACCAGATGCTGGAAGACATGGAACTGTCGGGCCAGCAGCCGACGCGCAAGGCGGGCTACCTGCCGTATGCGACGCTCGCGCTCGGCGTCGTCGTGGTGGCCGTCACGTACATGCTCGCGCCTTGAACCTGCCGGTCCGACCGAAGGGTGAAAAGCGCCTCGCGTAACGCGAGGCGCTTTTTTCTAGAGCGTGTTAGGCACTTTGGATAATGGGCGCAGCATGGACGAGCATGAGCATGGCAAAGACGACGAAGTGCAAACCCGCCAGGGTTTCAGGCAGGCGCTCGTAGTCGCGTGCCAGCCGCCGGAAGCGGTTGAGCCATCCGAAGCTGCGCTCGACCACCCAGCGACGCGGCAGCAGCACGAAGCCCTTTTTCGCCTCGGGCAACTTGATGACCTGCAATTCCATGCCTTCGTCACGTGCGGCCCGTGCAGCCGCGTCACCCGTATAGCCCTGGTCTGCAAAGGCGAGCTTCACCGTCTGGCCAGTGACATGCTGAACCTGACGTGCCAGTTCGCCCACCTGCGCACGCTCCTGCTCGTTGGCTGGCGTAATGTGGACCGCGAGCAGCAGGCCCAGTGTGTCGACGGCCATATGAACCTTGCTGCCCCGCTTGCGTTTGTGACCGTCATAGCCCGCGCGCGGACCGCTCTCACACGTGGACTGCAACGTGCGGCCATCCAGGATAACCGCACTGGGCTGGCCCTGGCGCTCCTGTGCCACGCGCAGCACCGAGCGCAAATCGTTGACCATCGCCTCGAAGCAACCCGCGTTGAGCCAGCGCTGAGTTTGCTGGTAGACCATCTCCCACGGCGGGAAGTTGGTCGGCAGCATGCGCCACGATGCACCGGCCCGCGCCATCCAGCGCAATGCGTTGAACATTTCGCGCAGTTCGTATCGGCGCTGCGGCGCGTCTTCACTCATCAAGATGAGGTACGGAGCAGCGAAGCTCCATTCCTCATCCGAAACATCCGTCGGGTAGGGTTTGCGTTCTGGCATCCTGCCAGGTTACCAGGTTTGGATGAAAGTGCCTAACACGCTCTAGAACGCCCCGCCCCGATAACAGGGCCGCACTTCGAAGATCACGCCTTCCACGCCAAGCACTTCGCCGCTCGCCGAATAGATGCCGACACCCGTTTCCCACACCTGCTTGACGTTGCCGTCCGCGCAACGGATCCGATAGCGCAGATCGAACACGCCGCGCGCGGCCAGCGCCTCCTGCACGCCGCTCCACACGTAATCGGCGTCCTCGGGCACGATCAACTGGCCGAACGTGTTCTCGTGGCTGTCGAGAAACCATTCCCGCGGATAACCGGTGACGGCTTCGCAACCCGCGCTGATGAACTCCATCGTCCAGAGCCGGTTGTTGCGGCCGCGATAGATCAGCCCCGGCAGACTGTCGAGCAGCCCCAGCACGCTGCGCAGATGCACCTGGGTCGACGTCTCGCGGCGGCGTTCCTGCGTGATGTCCGCCAGCGCGACATAAAAGCCGTCGTCGACGCCGCGCACGGAGACGTCGCACCAAAGCAGCCGGCCGTCCGGATGCACGAGCCGCAGACGCTCGCGCGCCGTCGCCGCGCCGCCCTGCGTCAGGCGTTGCAGCATGCCGCTCCAGATTGCACGGTCTTCCGGGTGCAGGTAACCGGCCATCGGCGCATCGGGCGCGGGCGCTTCCAGCGCGTCGATCCATGCCGCGTTGCAGCCGCGCACCCGGCCGCCCGCATCGATCTGGAGCAACGCGACGGGAAACGCATCCGCGCCGGGCAGCCGGCCCGATACACGGTCCATGGTCTCGCTGCCATCGCTATTGGAGTTCATCGCCCGCCACTTCCTGTGGTTGATCCAGCCCGCGGCGATGCACGGACGCAGCCAGTTCAAGCCGCGTTTTCGCATCCCGCTTGCGCAGCAGGTTTTTCACGTACACCTTCACCGTCCCGTCGCTGATCCCGAGCTGCCGCGCGATCTGCTTGTTGCTCATGCCCTCGGCGATCAGCGTCAGCGTCTGCGCCTCGCGCACGGTCAGTCCCGACAGGCGCGCGTGAGTCGTCTCGCCGGCGCTGTCCTGCTCGTCGGCCAGCAAGCGCGCAAGGTCGTCGTCGAACACCATCACGCCCTGCATGCAACTGCGCACGTAGGCCAGCAGCATCTCCGGCTCCGACTCCTTCAGCATGTAGCCGTTCGCGCCCAGCCGCATCGCGGCGCGCAGTTCGGTGCGGTCCATCGCTGCGCTCAGCAGCACCTTCACGCAGTCCAGTTCCAGCTGCTTCAGTTCGTCCAGCACCTGAAGCCCGTCGAGCCCCGGCATGTGCAGATCGATCAGCACCAGTGCCGGCTTCAGTTGCCACGCGAGCGAGATGCCCTGGCGGCCGCCCGACGCCTCGCCGACCACATGGAATTCGCCGGTCGCGTTGAAAAATTCCGCCAGTCCCCGCCTGAACAGCGGGTGATCGTCGATCAGCAGCATCGTGGCCGGATTCATCGGCTGGGCTCCTTGCCTGGCAGGTTGCGGGGTACGAAAAGATGCACGCGGGTGCCGCCCGACGCGCCCGCGCCGATCGTCAGCGCGGCGCCGATCGCGCGGGCGCGTTCGTGCAGGATATTGAGACCGTAGTGATTCTCGCCGGCCGAGCCGAGGCCGAGACCCACGCCGTCGTCCATCACGCTGACCTGGAAGCCACCGCGGCTCGCGCGCAGTTCGACCCATGCGTGCCGCGCCTGCGCGTGGCGCACGACGTTCGACAGCGCCTCGCGCACGATCTGCAGGAGGTGCAGTTCGGCACCGGGTTCGAGCCGCAGGTCGGGCAGCCGGTTGTCCAGTTCGAACACGACGTCGCAGCGGCGCGAGAACTCCGCCACCGATTCGGCCAGCGCCTGCTGCAACGAACGGCCGTCGAGCGTGAGCCGCGCGCTCGTGATGAGTTCGCGCACCTGGCGTTGCAGCCGCGTCGTCATCGTGCGCAGTTCGGCCAGCACCGGATCGGCGCCCGCGCCCTGCTGAAGCCGCGCCACCAGCAGCGACATGAAACCGAGTTGCTGCGCGACCGAATCGTGCAGTTCGCGCGTCAGCGCCCCGGTTTCGCCGGGGGCGCGGCGCGATGCCGACGCTGCCGCGTCGCCGGTCAGTTCGAGCGCGCGATCGAGCGCATCCGCGACGCAGTCGATGCCCGCCAGAAACGACGGCTCGACCGGCGCCGCGACGTCCAGCACCAGCCGCTCGCCGGCCAGCGGCCGCACGGCTCGCGCGCAATCGGCCGCGCAGCGGCAATCGGCACACCACGCGGCGGTGCCGGGCGCCGCTCCGGTCAGCAGGCACGCGACTCCGCCCGTGCAACGCCCGTCCGCGCCGGTCTGCGGGCCGCCGTTCCCGCCGCCCGCGACCAGCATCGCGTTGCCGCCGGGCAGCCCGCTGGCGAGTTGCGCGACCAGCGTCTGCAAGACCTGCTGCCGCGTCGAGCCGGCCAGCAGTCCCAGCAGGCAGTTCAGCAGCACGTCGCGCAACTGCGCGGGCAGCGCGGTTACGTCGGTCTGCGGAAAGGCGCTTTCTGTGAGGCAGGCGTCCGGGGTCACGGGTCGTATTGGGATCGTGTCGGGGTCGTTCAGGGTCGTTTTCGGGCGGGAAAACCGGGGCAACCGCACGCAAATACCGTGCCGTTCGCGCGCCGCGCGGCGGCTACCCCTTTGGGCATACCTCGTCTTCCGGATTGAAGCGGGATTACTGGCAAGAAACCATGTTTCCCAATGGGAAATGACGAAGCCGACGAAACGCGCCGCCGCCGCGACGCCCTTCGATGAGGCAGACGCTCGTTTCCGGGACAGAAACGCACCCGGTTGAAACATCGATGCCGCCTTTTTCGCGAGACCTTGCCATGCAGTCCAGCCCTGCCCACC
The Paraburkholderia caballeronis genome window above contains:
- a CDS encoding IS5 family transposase → MPERKPYPTDVSDEEWSFAAPYLILMSEDAPQRRYELREMFNALRWMARAGASWRMLPTNFPPWEMVYQQTQRWLNAGCFEAMVNDLRSVLRVAQERQGQPSAVILDGRTLQSTCESGPRAGYDGHKRKRGSKVHMAVDTLGLLLAVHITPANEQERAQVGELARQVQHVTGQTVKLAFADQGYTGDAAARAARDEGMELQVIKLPEAKKGFVLLPRRWVVERSFGWLNRFRRLARDYERLPETLAGLHFVVFAMLMLVHAAPIIQSA
- a CDS encoding PAS domain-containing protein, which produces MNSNSDGSETMDRVSGRLPGADAFPVALLQIDAGGRVRGCNAAWIDALEAPAPDAPMAGYLHPEDRAIWSGMLQRLTQGGAATARERLRLVHPDGRLLWCDVSVRGVDDGFYVALADITQERRRETSTQVHLRSVLGLLDSLPGLIYRGRNNRLWTMEFISAGCEAVTGYPREWFLDSHENTFGQLIVPEDADYVWSGVQEALAARGVFDLRYRIRCADGNVKQVWETGVGIYSASGEVLGVEGVIFEVRPCYRGGAF
- a CDS encoding response regulator, which codes for MNPATMLLIDDHPLFRRGLAEFFNATGEFHVVGEASGGRQGISLAWQLKPALVLIDLHMPGLDGLQVLDELKQLELDCVKVLLSAAMDRTELRAAMRLGANGYMLKESEPEMLLAYVRSCMQGVMVFDDDLARLLADEQDSAGETTHARLSGLTVREAQTLTLIAEGMSNKQIARQLGISDGTVKVYVKNLLRKRDAKTRLELAASVHRRGLDQPQEVAGDELQ
- a CDS encoding sensor histidine kinase, translated to MTPDACLTESAFPQTDVTALPAQLRDVLLNCLLGLLAGSTRQQVLQTLVAQLASGLPGGNAMLVAGGGNGGPQTGADGRCTGGVACLLTGAAPGTAAWCADCRCAADCARAVRPLAGERLVLDVAAPVEPSFLAGIDCVADALDRALELTGDAAASASRRAPGETGALTRELHDSVAQQLGFMSLLVARLQQGAGADPVLAELRTMTTRLQRQVRELITSARLTLDGRSLQQALAESVAEFSRRCDVVFELDNRLPDLRLEPGAELHLLQIVREALSNVVRHAQARHAWVELRASRGGFQVSVMDDGVGLGLGSAGENHYGLNILHERARAIGAALTIGAGASGGTRVHLFVPRNLPGKEPSR